A window of Halomonas sp. H10-9-1 contains these coding sequences:
- a CDS encoding mannitol dehydrogenase family protein has product MGVPLSQKTLAAVGPAVRVPAYDRRRLRPGVLHIGLGNFHRSHMATYLDRLFAHGEAHDWAVIGAGVMPADERMRRRLHAQDWLSTVVDLEPEGAAARVVGAMVDFVPVVPSAIVKTLADPRIRIVSLTITEGGYFLDAATGRFDVRHPLILADIADPRHPRTLFGMILRALADRRARGHSPFTVLSCDNLPGNGDVARHAVTGMAERLDPDLAAWIMGEVAFPNSMVDCITPRTTERERALVSQRFGIEDAAPVVCEPFRQWVVEDRFCAGRPPLEKVGVELVDDVSHYETMKLRILNAGHASIAYVGALLGYRLVHHAMADRDIRDWLEALQTREILPGLHPVAGVDYTAYRARVMERLCNPEIGDTISRLCANGSTRQPKFILPALRDALGRGLSVAGLALELALWCHYCRVADDTPGMPPLADPLASRLRSAARKATASPLAFLGIREVFHDLGDEYGLRDAFAGWLATIERQGPRAAIRRYRDHGDHSVSSRQTSKAGSS; this is encoded by the coding sequence ATGGGGGTGCCACTCTCGCAGAAGACGCTTGCCGCCGTCGGCCCAGCGGTTCGTGTGCCGGCCTACGATCGGCGGCGATTGCGCCCCGGAGTCCTGCATATCGGCCTGGGCAACTTCCATCGCTCACACATGGCGACCTACCTGGATCGCCTCTTCGCGCATGGCGAGGCCCATGACTGGGCGGTCATCGGTGCCGGCGTGATGCCCGCCGATGAGCGGATGCGTCGGCGCCTGCACGCACAGGACTGGCTCTCCACCGTGGTCGATCTCGAGCCCGAGGGGGCGGCGGCGCGGGTGGTGGGGGCCATGGTCGATTTCGTTCCCGTGGTGCCGTCGGCCATCGTCAAGACATTAGCCGACCCGCGTATTCGCATCGTCTCTCTGACCATCACCGAGGGGGGCTACTTTCTCGATGCCGCCACCGGACGGTTCGATGTCCGCCACCCGCTGATTCTGGCCGACATTGCGGATCCGAGGCATCCCCGGACCCTCTTCGGCATGATCCTCAGGGCACTGGCCGATCGCCGGGCAAGAGGGCACTCGCCTTTCACCGTGCTCTCCTGCGACAACCTCCCCGGCAATGGCGACGTGGCACGCCACGCGGTCACTGGTATGGCCGAACGCCTCGACCCTGACCTGGCCGCCTGGATCATGGGGGAGGTGGCGTTTCCCAACTCGATGGTCGACTGCATCACGCCGCGTACGACCGAGCGGGAGCGGGCACTGGTCAGCCAACGCTTCGGTATCGAGGATGCCGCCCCGGTGGTGTGCGAGCCCTTCCGCCAGTGGGTGGTAGAGGACCGCTTCTGTGCCGGTCGCCCGCCGCTGGAGAAGGTCGGCGTCGAACTGGTCGACGATGTGTCCCATTACGAGACGATGAAGCTGCGGATCCTCAATGCTGGGCACGCCAGCATCGCCTATGTCGGGGCCCTGTTGGGGTATCGCCTCGTCCATCACGCCATGGCGGACCGGGATATCCGCGACTGGCTGGAGGCGCTGCAAACCCGCGAGATCTTGCCCGGACTGCATCCGGTCGCTGGCGTGGACTACACCGCCTACCGGGCACGGGTCATGGAGCGTCTGTGCAACCCCGAGATCGGCGACACCATCTCGCGGCTGTGTGCCAACGGCTCGACTCGCCAGCCCAAGTTCATCCTGCCGGCGCTCCGCGACGCCCTGGGTCGGGGCCTCTCCGTGGCGGGGCTCGCCCTCGAGCTGGCGCTATGGTGCCACTATTGCCGCGTGGCCGACGACACTCCCGGGATGCCCCCACTCGCCGACCCCTTGGCCTCACGCCTGAGGTCGGCGGCCCGGAAAGCTACCGCGTCGCCCCTCGCCTTCCTGGGGATCCGCGAGGTGTTCCACGACCTGGGAGACGAGTACGGGCTACGAGACGCCTTCGCCGGCTGGCTGGCGACCATCGAGCGCCAGGGGCCACGGGCAGCGATTCGGCGCTACCGCGACCATGGCGATCACAGCGTCTCCAGCCGCCAGACATCGAAGGCCGGCTCCTCGTAG
- a CDS encoding YqfO family protein: protein MYKLAFFVPAEDAEAVKEAVFATGAGRIGDYEACCFQTRGTGQFRPLEGADPHIGRVGDLERVEEFKVELVCEDALIREAIAALKRAHPYEEPAFDVWRLETL from the coding sequence ATGTACAAACTAGCCTTCTTCGTCCCCGCAGAGGATGCCGAGGCGGTCAAGGAGGCGGTGTTCGCCACCGGCGCCGGGCGCATCGGTGACTACGAGGCGTGCTGTTTCCAGACCCGGGGCACGGGCCAGTTTCGCCCCCTGGAGGGCGCCGACCCGCATATCGGCCGGGTCGGCGACCTGGAGCGGGTGGAGGAGTTCAAGGTGGAGCTGGTCTGCGAGGATGCGCTGATCCGCGAGGCAATCGCGGCGCTGAAGCGTGCCCACCCCTACGAGGAGCCGGCCTTCGATGTCTGGCGGCTGGAGACGCTGTGA
- the wrbA gene encoding NAD(P)H:quinone oxidoreductase, with translation MTKVLVLYYSMYGHIETMAKSVADGARQVDGVEVTVKRVPETMAPEALKAAGGKSDQQAPEASPKELADYDAIIFGTPTRFGNMAGQMRTFLDQTGGLWANGDLVGKVASVFTSTGTGGGEEMTIASTWTTLAHHGMIIVPLGYATPELFDISQVGGGTPYGASTIAGGDGSRQPDDRELAIARFQGETVARVAARLKANA, from the coding sequence ATGACCAAGGTTCTTGTTCTTTATTACTCCATGTACGGCCATATCGAGACCATGGCGAAAAGCGTTGCCGACGGCGCGCGCCAGGTGGATGGCGTTGAGGTGACGGTGAAGCGTGTGCCGGAAACCATGGCTCCGGAGGCCTTGAAGGCAGCGGGGGGCAAGTCTGACCAACAGGCTCCGGAGGCGTCTCCCAAGGAACTGGCCGACTACGACGCGATCATCTTCGGCACGCCTACGCGTTTCGGCAACATGGCCGGCCAGATGCGTACCTTCCTCGACCAGACCGGTGGCCTGTGGGCCAACGGCGACCTGGTGGGCAAGGTGGCCAGCGTCTTCACCTCCACCGGTACCGGTGGCGGCGAGGAGATGACCATCGCCTCGACTTGGACCACCCTGGCCCATCACGGGATGATCATCGTGCCGCTCGGCTATGCCACCCCTGAACTGTTCGATATCTCCCAGGTCGGCGGCGGGACGCCCTATGGCGCCTCTACCATCGCCGGGGGAGATGGCTCGCGCCAGCCCGATGACCGCGAGCTGGCCATCGCCCGCTTCCAGGGCGAGACCGTGGCCAGGGTCGCGGCCAGGCTCAAGGCCAACGCCTGA
- a CDS encoding lipid A deacylase LpxR family protein, with protein MVQVRAWVLGGVLFGLTSLAHAQQPTKGLLTIKSENDSYSYEGDDGHYTNGVELTLSFELDDAHWLRDLAAVLPGWDRDGVDGGAYRLTHQMYTPEEIRIPRLVEDDRPYAGVLLGGISLFDNIRHAGWREARNLNLDVGMVGPASGAEVLQREFHEFIATDEPRGWDHQLNNEPVVNLAYKHAWIDRTSVAGLDLEYGPRLGFALGNLYTYAASGLGLRLGSNLDASFGIPAIAPAQGGWSYFRPDQDFNWSAFASLEGRYMAHNLLLDGNTFEDSHSVDREEWVGDALSGVALSWDRWQLSLAHAWRTKEFASQNAHHAFGSLTLSRWF; from the coding sequence ATGGTGCAGGTACGAGCCTGGGTATTGGGTGGGGTGCTGTTTGGGTTGACTTCGCTTGCGCATGCGCAGCAACCCACAAAGGGGTTGCTGACGATAAAATCCGAGAACGACAGCTATTCCTATGAGGGGGATGATGGCCACTACACCAACGGTGTGGAGCTCACCTTGTCCTTCGAGCTGGATGACGCCCATTGGCTGCGCGACCTCGCTGCTGTGTTGCCGGGGTGGGATCGTGACGGCGTGGATGGAGGCGCTTATCGCCTGACGCACCAGATGTATACCCCCGAGGAGATCCGTATCCCCCGGCTGGTCGAGGACGACCGCCCCTATGCGGGGGTGCTGCTGGGGGGAATCTCGCTGTTCGACAACATTCGCCACGCTGGCTGGCGCGAGGCGAGGAACCTCAACCTGGACGTGGGGATGGTGGGGCCGGCCTCGGGTGCCGAGGTCCTCCAGCGCGAGTTTCACGAGTTCATCGCCACCGACGAGCCGCGTGGCTGGGATCATCAGCTGAATAACGAGCCGGTGGTCAACCTGGCCTACAAGCACGCCTGGATCGATCGCACTTCAGTGGCGGGGCTCGACCTGGAGTACGGACCCCGGCTGGGCTTCGCGTTGGGTAACCTCTATACCTACGCCGCCTCGGGCCTCGGGTTGCGTCTCGGCTCCAACCTCGATGCCAGCTTCGGCATCCCGGCCATCGCCCCGGCCCAGGGCGGCTGGTCATACTTTCGACCCGACCAGGACTTCAACTGGAGTGCCTTCGCCTCTCTGGAGGGGCGCTACATGGCCCACAACCTGCTGCTCGACGGCAATACCTTCGAGGATAGCCACTCGGTGGATCGCGAGGAGTGGGTGGGGGATGCCTTGAGTGGCGTGGCGCTGTCCTGGGATCGCTGGCAGCTCTCCTTGGCTCACGCCTGGCGCACCAAGGAATTTGCCTCCCAGAATGCCCACCACGCCTTCGGGTCGCTCACCCTGTCGCGCTGGTTCTGA
- a CDS encoding fructosamine kinase family protein has protein sequence MESSLQSCLAAAGLTPRGGLEPLSGGDIAAVYRLATDCGEVVVKRDAAERLAGEADGLRALAAAGSGLVVPEVLAEGDGWLVMEALEVAPGRRDPVALGEGLRRLHEATGEPHGWPCDNACGRTPQPNAPLSDGRAFQRERRLLPLAEACHAKGLLDHRLRARVEAIAHGLEAWLPDAPASLVHGDLWSGNVLFTPSGPALIDPAVYRHYPEVDLAMLTLFGAPGEAFLEAYWDGEPPGEWPRRETLFQLYPLLNHLLLFGGGYRGAVERAVARLEAGIS, from the coding sequence ATGGAGTCGAGTCTGCAGAGTTGCCTGGCCGCAGCCGGGCTGACGCCGAGAGGTGGGCTCGAGCCCCTCTCGGGTGGCGATATCGCCGCGGTCTATCGCCTGGCCACCGACTGTGGCGAGGTGGTGGTCAAGCGCGACGCCGCCGAGCGCCTGGCGGGTGAGGCCGATGGGCTGCGTGCCCTGGCTGCGGCAGGCTCTGGGTTGGTGGTGCCAGAGGTACTGGCCGAAGGCGATGGCTGGCTGGTGATGGAGGCGCTTGAGGTGGCACCCGGTCGCCGTGATCCGGTGGCCCTGGGCGAGGGATTGCGACGGTTGCATGAGGCTACCGGCGAGCCCCATGGCTGGCCTTGCGACAACGCCTGCGGGCGGACTCCCCAGCCCAATGCGCCGCTCTCCGATGGCCGTGCCTTCCAGCGCGAGCGTCGGCTGCTGCCGCTGGCCGAGGCGTGCCATGCGAAAGGTCTACTCGATCATCGATTGCGCGCCCGGGTGGAGGCCATCGCCCACGGCCTGGAGGCATGGCTGCCTGACGCCCCGGCGAGCCTGGTGCATGGTGACCTGTGGTCGGGCAACGTGCTCTTCACGCCGTCGGGGCCCGCGCTGATCGACCCGGCGGTCTATCGCCACTATCCGGAGGTGGACCTGGCGATGCTGACCCTGTTTGGTGCGCCGGGCGAGGCCTTCCTTGAGGCCTACTGGGATGGCGAGCCGCCAGGGGAGTGGCCGCGACGCGAGACGCTGTTCCAGCTCTACCCGCTGCTCAACCACCTGCTGCTGTTCGGCGGTGGCTATCGTGGAGCCGTGGAACGTGCGGTAGCGCGGCTGGAGGCCGGCATATCGTGA
- a CDS encoding ABC transporter permease — translation MPSLGNILQLGIKELRSLARDPAMVLLILYAFSLSIHTSATAVPESPHRATVGVVNEDASALSWRLMDALQMPYFLPPESITREQMDTGMDSGRFTFTLDIPPDFQRDLLGGRGAEIQLNVDATQVSQAFTGAGHIQQIMNAEVAEFLARHRAEPVMPVEAVIRTAYNPNLDRAWFGAINSVIDQITMLSIILTGAALIREREHGTIEHLLVMPITPLEIMLAKVWSMAAVVLVASALALRLVVQGWLEVPVRGSLELFLLGAALHLFATTSMGILFGTLARSMPQLGLLIILVLIPLQILSGGMTPRESMPELVQQIMLAAPTTHFIQLAQAVLFRGAGVAVIWPQLLALAAIGAGFFVIALSRLRRSLQ, via the coding sequence ATGCCATCACTGGGCAACATCCTGCAGCTGGGGATCAAGGAGCTGCGCAGCCTGGCCCGGGACCCGGCGATGGTACTTCTGATCCTCTATGCCTTCAGCCTGAGTATCCATACCAGCGCCACGGCCGTCCCCGAGTCGCCGCATCGCGCCACCGTCGGGGTGGTGAACGAAGACGCCTCGGCCCTCTCCTGGCGGCTGATGGACGCCCTGCAAATGCCCTACTTCCTCCCCCCTGAATCAATTACCCGGGAACAGATGGACACTGGCATGGATAGTGGTCGCTTTACCTTCACTCTGGACATTCCCCCCGACTTCCAGCGCGACCTGCTTGGTGGACGCGGTGCCGAAATCCAGCTCAACGTCGACGCCACCCAGGTCTCCCAGGCCTTTACCGGCGCCGGCCATATACAGCAGATCATGAACGCCGAGGTGGCCGAGTTCCTGGCCCGCCACCGCGCCGAACCGGTCATGCCGGTGGAGGCGGTGATACGCACCGCCTACAACCCCAACCTGGATCGTGCCTGGTTCGGTGCGATCAACTCGGTGATCGACCAGATCACCATGCTGTCGATCATCCTCACCGGGGCTGCGCTGATCCGCGAACGCGAGCACGGCACCATCGAGCACCTGCTGGTGATGCCGATCACGCCACTGGAGATCATGCTGGCCAAGGTATGGTCCATGGCCGCTGTAGTGCTGGTCGCCTCGGCGCTGGCCCTGCGCCTGGTAGTCCAGGGCTGGCTGGAGGTGCCGGTGCGAGGTTCGTTGGAACTGTTCCTGCTCGGCGCCGCTCTGCACCTTTTCGCCACCACCTCCATGGGCATCCTGTTCGGCACCCTGGCCCGATCGATGCCTCAGCTGGGCCTGCTGATCATCCTGGTGCTGATCCCACTGCAGATCCTCTCCGGTGGCATGACACCCCGCGAGAGCATGCCCGAGCTGGTGCAGCAGATCATGCTCGCTGCCCCCACCACCCACTTCATCCAACTGGCCCAGGCGGTGCTGTTCCGCGGCGCCGGGGTCGCGGTTATCTGGCCCCAGTTGCTGGCCCTGGCCGCCATCGGTGCCGGCTTCTTCGTGATTGCCCTGTCACGCCTGCGTCGCTCGCTGCAGTAA
- the rbbA gene encoding ribosome-associated ATPase/putative transporter RbbA, protein MSPQQAAQVASIAGVTQRYGEILALDNISLDLPAGQMVGLIGPDGVGKSSLLALLAGARRLQQGQIVVLGGDMRDAHHRRLTCPRIAYMPQGLGRNLYPTLSVRENLEFFGRLFGQDGAERDRRIATLTRATGLVSFTERPAAKLSGGMKQKLGLCCALIHDPDLLILDEPTTGVDPLSRSQFWALIAGIRRARPEMSVIVATAYMDEAQHFDHLVAMDAGRPLASGSPAELLERTGTHDLENAFIGLLPEARRRQHHPISIPQRTASDSIAITARGLTKRFGHFTAVDSVDFRIERGEIFGFLGSNGCGKSTTMKMLTGLLPASEGEAELFGQRVDPRDLATRRRVGYMSQAFSLYGELSVRQNLALHARLFHLPQAEHEARIEEMLERFALTVVADSLSGGLPLGIRQRLSLAVAVLHRPEILILDEPTSGVDPVARDAFWRELVRLSREEGVTIFISTHFMNEAQRCDRISLMHAGRVLACDTPEALRKERGTDTLEEAFIAWLEEASDEPPADLQATPRATGSNAPQHDPPAFSLKRLMSYARRESMELRRDPLRGILALFGSVLLMFIIGYGISLDVENLDYAVLDHDQTTTSQAYALNLSGSRYFTERPALTSQAEMEARMRSGDISLAVEIPPGFGRDLKRGAVPEIAFWIDGAMPTRADTIKGYALGLHAHYLQTLARESGAPMATPGVEIVLRYRYNPEVESLPAMVPAVIPLLLMMIPAMLTALGVVREKEMGSITNFYVTPVTRTEFLLGKQLPYVAMGMVNFVTLVALSVWVFKVPISGSLATLGLAALLYLLCATGLGLLISSLLRSQIAAIFGTAVLTLIPAVQFSGMLHPVSAMEGISALVGQAYPTTHFLIITRGVFSKALGFTELWPYFVPLLVAIPLLTLASVAGLRDQEK, encoded by the coding sequence ATGAGTCCGCAGCAGGCAGCTCAGGTCGCCAGCATCGCGGGGGTAACCCAGCGCTACGGCGAAATCCTCGCCCTGGACAATATCAGTCTGGACCTTCCGGCCGGCCAGATGGTCGGCCTGATCGGCCCCGACGGGGTGGGCAAGTCCAGCCTGCTGGCGCTGCTCGCCGGGGCTCGACGCCTGCAGCAGGGTCAAATCGTGGTACTGGGCGGTGATATGCGCGATGCCCACCACCGGCGCCTGACCTGCCCGCGCATCGCCTATATGCCCCAGGGACTGGGCCGGAACCTCTACCCCACCCTATCGGTACGCGAAAATCTCGAGTTCTTCGGCAGGCTATTCGGTCAGGATGGCGCCGAACGGGATCGACGTATCGCGACACTGACCCGCGCCACGGGGCTGGTTTCCTTTACTGAGCGACCGGCGGCCAAGCTCTCCGGCGGCATGAAACAGAAGCTGGGGCTGTGCTGTGCGCTGATCCACGACCCAGACCTGTTGATTCTCGACGAACCCACCACCGGCGTCGACCCGCTATCACGCAGTCAGTTCTGGGCGCTGATCGCGGGCATCCGCAGAGCGCGCCCGGAAATGAGCGTGATCGTTGCCACCGCCTATATGGATGAGGCCCAGCACTTCGATCACCTGGTCGCCATGGATGCCGGCCGGCCACTGGCCAGCGGGTCGCCTGCAGAGTTACTGGAACGCACCGGGACGCACGATCTGGAGAACGCGTTCATCGGCTTGCTGCCCGAGGCGAGGCGCCGCCAGCATCACCCCATCAGCATCCCGCAACGCACCGCCAGCGACAGCATCGCCATCACGGCCCGCGGGCTGACCAAGCGCTTCGGCCACTTCACCGCCGTTGACAGCGTGGACTTCCGCATCGAGCGTGGTGAGATCTTCGGTTTCCTGGGCTCCAACGGCTGCGGCAAGAGCACCACCATGAAGATGCTCACCGGCCTGCTGCCGGCAAGCGAAGGCGAGGCCGAGCTGTTCGGCCAGCGGGTCGATCCCCGGGATCTGGCGACCCGACGCCGGGTGGGCTACATGTCCCAGGCATTTTCCCTGTATGGCGAGCTCAGTGTGCGCCAGAACCTCGCCCTGCACGCGCGGCTCTTCCATCTGCCCCAGGCCGAACACGAGGCGCGTATCGAGGAGATGCTCGAGCGCTTCGCATTGACAGTGGTTGCCGACAGCCTGTCGGGCGGGCTGCCGCTGGGCATTCGGCAGCGGCTCTCCCTGGCCGTGGCCGTGCTGCACCGCCCCGAGATCCTGATCCTCGACGAACCCACCTCCGGGGTCGATCCAGTGGCCAGGGATGCCTTCTGGCGCGAACTGGTCAGGCTCTCGCGGGAAGAGGGCGTGACCATCTTCATCTCCACCCACTTCATGAACGAGGCCCAACGCTGCGATCGGATCTCACTGATGCACGCGGGACGTGTACTGGCCTGTGACACTCCCGAGGCGCTGCGCAAAGAACGCGGCACCGACACCCTCGAGGAGGCCTTTATCGCCTGGCTCGAGGAGGCCTCCGACGAGCCTCCCGCCGACCTGCAGGCCACGCCCCGTGCAACCGGGTCGAACGCTCCCCAGCACGATCCGCCGGCCTTCAGTCTCAAGCGTCTTATGAGCTACGCCCGGCGGGAGAGCATGGAGCTGCGCCGCGACCCACTGCGCGGCATCCTGGCCCTGTTCGGCAGCGTACTGCTGATGTTCATCATCGGCTACGGCATCAGCCTGGATGTCGAGAACCTCGACTATGCGGTCCTCGACCACGACCAAACCACCACCAGCCAGGCCTATGCCCTCAACCTGTCCGGTTCGCGCTACTTCACCGAACGCCCGGCATTGACCAGCCAGGCCGAGATGGAGGCACGAATGCGCAGTGGCGATATCAGCCTGGCGGTGGAGATCCCACCCGGCTTCGGTCGTGACCTCAAGCGCGGCGCGGTTCCCGAGATTGCCTTCTGGATCGACGGTGCCATGCCCACCCGAGCCGATACCATCAAGGGCTACGCCCTGGGCCTGCACGCCCACTACCTGCAGACCCTGGCTCGCGAGTCGGGGGCACCCATGGCAACCCCGGGCGTGGAGATCGTCCTTCGCTATCGCTACAACCCAGAAGTGGAGAGCCTGCCCGCCATGGTGCCGGCGGTAATTCCACTGCTGCTGATGATGATTCCGGCAATGCTCACCGCGCTCGGCGTGGTGCGCGAGAAGGAGATGGGATCGATCACCAATTTCTATGTCACGCCGGTCACCCGTACCGAGTTCCTGCTCGGCAAGCAGCTGCCCTACGTGGCCATGGGCATGGTCAACTTCGTCACCCTGGTGGCACTTTCGGTTTGGGTCTTCAAGGTCCCCATCAGCGGCAGCCTGGCAACCCTTGGCCTGGCCGCCCTGCTCTATCTGCTGTGTGCCACCGGCCTGGGGTTGCTGATCTCATCGCTGCTGCGCAGCCAGATAGCTGCCATCTTCGGCACCGCGGTTCTCACCCTGATCCCAGCGGTGCAATTCTCGGGGATGCTCCACCCGGTCTCGGCCATGGAGGGCATCAGTGCCCTGGTCGGCCAGGCCTACCCCACCACGCACTTCCTGATCATCACACGGGGAGTATTCTCCAAGGCCCTGGGCTTCACCGAGCTGTGGCCCTACTTCGTGCCGCTGCTGGTGGCGATTCCGCTACTGACGCTGGCCAGCGTGGCCGGCCTGCGCGACCAGGAGAAATAA
- a CDS encoding HlyD family efflux transporter periplasmic adaptor subunit has product MTSGNGRIEATEIDVATRLPGRLAEVLVDEGEIVETGQAVARMDTATLEAELAQAQAQRRRAENALETARAMVALRESELSAAQAVVSQRQAELEAARKRYERATSLVERNAISRQQFDDTLAAWQSQQAGLASANAQVLSARAAIRATESQVIEAQSQVEASEATLTRIQADLDDSVLTADRLARVQYRITEPGEVLGAGGKVLNLVDLTNVYMTFFLPTREAGRVAIGDEVRLVLDAAPEYVIPARVSYVASVAQFTPKSVETESEREKLMFRVRARIDPELLRRHIEQVKTGLPGLAYLKLDDAANWPDTLEIRVTP; this is encoded by the coding sequence CTGACATCGGGAAATGGCCGAATTGAAGCCACCGAGATCGATGTTGCCACGCGGCTTCCCGGCCGCCTTGCTGAGGTACTGGTCGACGAAGGCGAGATCGTCGAGACCGGCCAAGCAGTTGCCCGCATGGATACCGCAACCCTGGAGGCCGAACTCGCCCAGGCCCAGGCCCAGCGGCGCCGCGCCGAGAATGCCCTGGAAACGGCCCGGGCCATGGTGGCACTCCGCGAGAGCGAGCTGAGCGCCGCCCAGGCGGTGGTCAGCCAGCGCCAGGCCGAGCTCGAAGCAGCGCGCAAGCGCTACGAGCGCGCCACCAGCCTGGTGGAGCGTAATGCCATCTCGCGACAGCAGTTCGACGACACCCTGGCCGCCTGGCAGAGCCAGCAGGCGGGCCTGGCCTCGGCGAATGCCCAGGTACTCTCCGCCCGTGCCGCCATCCGTGCCACCGAGTCACAGGTCATCGAGGCCCAGTCCCAGGTCGAGGCCAGTGAGGCGACCCTGACGCGTATCCAGGCCGACCTGGATGACAGCGTGCTGACGGCAGACCGCCTAGCCCGCGTGCAGTACCGGATCACCGAGCCCGGCGAGGTACTGGGGGCCGGGGGCAAGGTGCTCAACCTGGTCGATCTCACCAACGTTTACATGACCTTCTTCCTGCCCACCCGCGAAGCGGGCCGGGTGGCCATCGGCGACGAGGTCCGCCTGGTGCTGGACGCCGCGCCGGAATATGTGATCCCCGCGCGTGTCAGCTACGTGGCCAGCGTCGCCCAGTTCACCCCCAAGAGCGTGGAGACCGAGAGCGAGCGAGAGAAGCTGATGTTCCGCGTGCGCGCCAGGATCGATCCCGAACTGTTGCGCCGTCATATCGAACAGGTCAAGACCGGGCTGCCGGGCCTGGCCTACCTGAAGCTCGACGACGCAGCCAACTGGCCCGACACCCTCGAGATCCGAGTCACGCCATGA
- a CDS encoding ABC-type transport auxiliary lipoprotein family protein: MSPRHLAPTLLALLLVLAAGCTILPEREPQRLFALPGGTDIDASGPTTSATLRIDSLTASAPHGGNQLLVMPAPDEYEAWAGVRWRDDAPRLLQERLLEAFRHAGRLDGVIDDNSNARSDAVLSGHIAAFHLRLDGDTRRAVVRLDAQLIDESSRKLLASRRFETMAEASDATPEAAVMSFGVASDELAEVLTGWAIEVLEDQ; the protein is encoded by the coding sequence ATGAGCCCACGCCACCTTGCCCCCACGCTGCTGGCCCTGCTGCTGGTGCTTGCGGCCGGCTGCACGATCCTGCCCGAGCGCGAGCCCCAGCGGCTGTTCGCCCTGCCCGGGGGTACCGATATCGATGCCTCGGGCCCGACCACAAGCGCTACCCTGCGCATCGATTCGCTTACCGCCAGCGCGCCTCACGGCGGCAACCAGCTGCTGGTGATGCCCGCCCCGGACGAATACGAGGCCTGGGCCGGCGTGCGCTGGCGGGACGATGCCCCACGACTTCTGCAGGAGCGACTGCTCGAGGCCTTTCGTCATGCGGGACGCCTGGACGGCGTCATCGACGATAACAGCAACGCACGCAGCGACGCGGTCCTGAGCGGCCATATTGCCGCCTTTCACCTGCGCCTCGACGGCGATACTCGCCGGGCCGTGGTGCGCCTGGACGCCCAGTTGATCGACGAATCCAGTCGCAAGCTGCTGGCCAGCCGCCGCTTCGAGACCATGGCCGAGGCCAGCGACGCCACGCCCGAGGCGGCGGTGATGTCCTTCGGTGTGGCAAGCGATGAGCTCGCCGAAGTTCTGACAGGCTGGGCGATAGAGGTTCTGGAGGACCAGTAG
- a CDS encoding MlaD family protein yields the protein MEPRAHHVLIGLFTVLALGGALLFALWMGKSSLDRNDTWYEVVFDRAVSGLAEGNAVQYSGIEVGNVAELHLDPKDPRRVRALIRIDASVPIKADTRASLALANITGSMNIQLYGGTPESERLVGNRENPPVIRARPSPLSSLLSNSEQLMIRFNRLLDGASELLSDDNVAHLSRSLANLEQATARLSGDELDLAALGERVEATLIQAEATLETYARFGERADRLLDEEGRRTLSHAERAMASLEEGAGRLARLTADHEQDIARGLQGIGELDPAMRELHAALRALNRLVRRLEESPADALLGRDPLPQYDP from the coding sequence ATGGAGCCCCGCGCCCACCATGTGCTGATCGGCCTGTTCACCGTGCTCGCCCTGGGTGGCGCCCTGCTGTTCGCGTTATGGATGGGCAAGTCGAGTCTCGACCGCAATGACACCTGGTACGAGGTGGTCTTCGACCGGGCGGTCAGCGGCCTGGCCGAGGGCAACGCCGTGCAGTACAGCGGCATCGAGGTGGGCAACGTGGCCGAACTGCACCTCGACCCCAAGGATCCACGCCGGGTGCGCGCGCTGATCCGTATCGATGCCAGCGTGCCGATCAAGGCCGATACCCGCGCCAGCCTGGCACTCGCCAATATCACCGGCAGCATGAACATCCAGCTCTATGGCGGCACCCCGGAGAGCGAGCGCCTGGTGGGCAATCGCGAGAATCCCCCGGTGATCCGGGCCCGCCCCTCACCGCTGAGCTCGCTGCTCAGCAACAGCGAACAGCTGATGATCCGCTTCAATCGCCTGCTCGATGGCGCCAGCGAGCTGCTCTCCGACGACAACGTCGCGCACCTGTCGCGGAGCCTGGCCAATCTGGAGCAGGCCACCGCCCGCCTCTCCGGCGACGAGCTCGACCTGGCGGCCCTCGGCGAGCGCGTCGAAGCCACCCTGATCCAGGCCGAGGCGACGCTTGAGACCTACGCCCGGTTTGGCGAGCGTGCCGACCGGCTGCTCGACGAGGAGGGCCGGCGCACCCTGAGCCACGCCGAACGCGCCATGGCCTCCCTGGAAGAGGGTGCCGGCCGGCTGGCCCGCCTGACCGCCGACCACGAACAGGATATCGCCCGGGGGCTGCAGGGCATCGGCGAGCTCGATCCTGCCATGCGGGAACTGCACGCCGCGCTGCGCGCCCTCAACCGCCTGGTGCGGCGCCTCGAGGAGAGCCCCGCCGACGCCCTGCTGGGCCGCGACCCGCTGCCCCAGTACGACCCTTGA